One segment of Desulfobaculum bizertense DSM 18034 DNA contains the following:
- a CDS encoding ParA family protein encodes MATVISFCNQKGGVAKSTSVINIAHCLAKYHSKRVLVIDTDPQHNTTLIYGTMSPFDYPLTFASVIRDEKLSLEPCIYPTKYPKHSEKTKYPTISMIPSNMDMFGLDGSGDPRSSFLALRDKLTEEIHDKFDFILIDCPPNINVALNNALAASDYYIIPVKSEDWFALKGMQQLQAHIHFIRESFNKNLNILGALITMRDNRTNLSESMSTAIASYFREATFQHAIRNNTAINRATSNQRTIFEEDPKSNGAQDYQAVTSELLERVGAQE; translated from the coding sequence ATGGCCACAGTCATTTCCTTTTGCAATCAGAAAGGTGGTGTAGCCAAGTCAACGAGCGTGATCAATATTGCTCACTGCCTTGCGAAATACCACAGCAAACGCGTTCTGGTAATCGATACTGACCCGCAGCATAATACTACCCTGATCTACGGGACAATGTCTCCCTTTGACTACCCTCTCACATTTGCAAGTGTAATACGTGATGAGAAGCTGAGTCTTGAACCGTGCATCTACCCTACCAAATACCCAAAGCACTCGGAAAAGACGAAGTACCCTACCATATCCATGATACCAAGCAATATGGATATGTTTGGGCTTGATGGCAGTGGTGACCCAAGGAGTTCGTTCCTTGCACTTCGAGACAAGCTGACCGAAGAAATCCACGACAAATTCGACTTCATTTTGATTGACTGCCCGCCAAACATCAACGTTGCGCTGAATAACGCGCTGGCAGCCAGTGACTACTATATTATTCCCGTCAAGAGCGAAGACTGGTTTGCCCTCAAAGGCATGCAGCAGCTCCAGGCGCATATCCATTTTATCAGGGAGTCGTTTAACAAAAACTTAAACATCCTTGGTGCGCTTATTACCATGCGGGACAACCGGACAAATCTTTCTGAGTCCATGAGTACCGCAATTGCGAGTTATTTCCGGGAGGCGACATTCCAGCACGCCATTCGGAACAACACAGCCATAAACCGGGCGACGTCCAACCAAAGGACCATATTCGAAGAAGATCCCAAATCAAACGGCGCGCAGGATTATCAGGCTGTAACGAGCGAACTCCTCGAACGAGTTGGAGCACAGGAGTAA
- a CDS encoding GNAT family N-acetyltransferase, whose protein sequence is MGFRFEIPTDIPEISKLVETAFLDLEISQNNEHRILDALRDANALSLSMIYEENGEILGHVALSPVKISSGDGSCFGLGPIAVKREERHRGIGSALVIRCLEMLRTSNASACFLVGNPDFYSHHGFVADSRYTLPGVPPEFFMVHTFRDDLPAGEVSFHPAFFVE, encoded by the coding sequence ATGGGTTTTCGTTTTGAAATTCCCACGGATATACCTGAAATTTCAAAGCTTGTTGAAACTGCGTTTTTGGATTTGGAGATTAGCCAGAACAATGAGCATCGGATTTTGGACGCCCTTCGTGACGCCAATGCCTTGAGCCTTTCCATGATTTATGAAGAAAATGGAGAGATTCTTGGGCATGTCGCGCTTTCTCCTGTAAAAATTTCTTCCGGTGATGGAAGTTGTTTTGGACTTGGGCCTATTGCTGTTAAGCGTGAAGAGCGGCATCGTGGTATTGGCAGTGCGCTCGTTATCCGTTGCCTTGAGATGTTACGCACCTCCAATGCTTCTGCGTGTTTTCTTGTTGGTAATCCCGATTTTTATTCGCATCATGGCTTTGTTGCGGACTCTCGCTACACTCTTCCTGGTGTTCCCCCAGAATTTTTTATGGTGCACACCTTTCGCGATGATCTCCCTGCTGGCGAAGTCAGTTTTCATCCTGCCTTTTTTGTGGAGTAG
- a CDS encoding RluA family pseudouridine synthase, translated as MKILHSDKDIIVVNKPSGLLSVPGKGPENQDCVTERVKELFPDCHHYPAAHRLDMDTSGVMVLGRTEESYKHLCAQFRERQTRKRYFAVLQGELKEQGGVVDLPIRMDPLNRPYQVYDPVDGKKSITHWDLLGTHGGLSFVEFTPHTGRSHQLRVHSSHELGLGAPILGDRLYGNGTGPGQLFLHAHYLCFFHPQTGEEVEFHAEIPRRWRHWGLFFEKKFRK; from the coding sequence ATGAAAATTTTGCATTCAGACAAAGATATTATTGTGGTGAACAAGCCGAGCGGCCTGCTTTCGGTCCCCGGCAAGGGACCAGAGAATCAGGACTGCGTAACCGAGCGGGTGAAAGAGCTTTTCCCGGACTGTCACCATTACCCGGCGGCTCACCGGCTGGATATGGATACCTCTGGAGTGATGGTCCTTGGACGAACCGAAGAATCGTATAAGCATCTGTGTGCTCAGTTTCGGGAGCGTCAAACAAGGAAGCGCTATTTTGCAGTGCTCCAGGGAGAGCTGAAAGAGCAGGGTGGTGTTGTGGATTTGCCGATTCGAATGGACCCGCTCAATCGTCCATATCAGGTCTATGATCCTGTTGACGGGAAAAAGAGTATCACGCACTGGGATTTGTTGGGGACGCATGGAGGATTGAGTTTTGTGGAGTTTACACCACATACAGGCCGGAGCCATCAGCTCCGGGTGCACTCCTCTCATGAGCTTGGGCTTGGAGCTCCGATTTTGGGTGATCGGCTTTATGGAAACGGAACAGGCCCGGGGCAGCTCTTTTTGCATGCTCATTATTTGTGCTTTTTTCATCCTCAGACCGGGGAGGAAGTAGAGTTTCATGCTGAAATTCCTCGGCGCTGGAGGCACTGGGGCCTCTTTTTTGAGAAAAAATTCCGAAAATAG
- a CDS encoding dicarboxylate/amino acid:cation symporter, translating into MKLWMKILIGMIAGVIFGLVAPTASLWIAPLGTLFLRGIKLLIVPLIFATLVSGMTSMKDLRTLGRMSLKTFMIYILTTMCAITIGLMAGLIFEPGAGMHLQVTGVQEAAKHQSLIDTLLNIVPTNPVAAMTNGHILQIICFAILLGISINIAGEKAEPVRKICDGLAETMYAMTNLVLSFAPIGVFALMAKLMTQYGMAAILPLLKVIGLAYGASLIHILLVYGGSIAAVAGLNPLKFFRGILDAQLVAFSTSSSSGTLPATMRCAEENLGVSKPIASFVLPLGATINMDGTAIYQGVCAIFIAQAYGVDLNMTAYMTIILTATLASIGTAGIPGAGLIMLSLILTSTNIPMEGLALIAGIDRILDMARTTVNISGDAMTSLLVAKSEKQLDTSIYNQASAKF; encoded by the coding sequence GTGAAACTTTGGATGAAAATCCTCATAGGCATGATTGCTGGTGTCATCTTTGGGCTTGTTGCACCAACTGCCTCACTCTGGATCGCCCCATTAGGGACGCTTTTCCTGCGCGGAATCAAACTGCTTATTGTTCCGCTTATTTTTGCAACACTGGTATCGGGCATGACCTCGATGAAGGATCTGAGGACTCTTGGGCGAATGAGTCTGAAAACCTTCATGATCTACATCCTGACCACCATGTGTGCAATTACCATTGGTCTGATGGCCGGCCTGATTTTTGAGCCGGGCGCAGGCATGCACCTTCAGGTGACGGGCGTGCAGGAAGCTGCAAAGCACCAGAGCCTGATCGATACGCTGCTCAATATTGTGCCGACCAACCCGGTTGCCGCCATGACCAACGGTCATATTTTGCAGATTATTTGTTTTGCCATTCTGCTTGGCATTTCTATCAATATTGCTGGCGAAAAGGCTGAGCCGGTCCGCAAGATCTGTGATGGCCTCGCTGAAACCATGTACGCCATGACCAATCTGGTCCTCTCCTTTGCTCCTATTGGTGTTTTTGCCTTGATGGCAAAGCTTATGACCCAGTACGGCATGGCTGCCATTTTGCCCCTGCTCAAGGTTATCGGCCTTGCGTATGGTGCGAGTCTTATCCACATTCTTTTGGTTTATGGTGGTAGCATCGCAGCTGTGGCTGGCCTGAATCCGCTGAAGTTCTTCCGCGGCATTTTGGACGCTCAGCTTGTGGCCTTCTCCACCAGTTCTTCTTCCGGCACCCTGCCTGCAACGATGCGTTGCGCAGAAGAGAACCTTGGTGTGTCTAAGCCTATTGCAAGTTTTGTCCTTCCGCTTGGCGCAACTATTAACATGGACGGCACCGCTATTTATCAGGGCGTCTGCGCAATCTTTATTGCTCAGGCTTACGGTGTTGACCTGAATATGACCGCCTATATGACCATCATTTTGACAGCAACGCTGGCTTCTATTGGTACTGCAGGTATCCCCGGAGCAGGTCTGATTATGCTGTCCCTTATCCTGACTTCCACCAATATCCCGATGGAAGGCCTTGCACTTATCGCTGGTATTGACCGTATCCTTGATATGGCACGTACCACGGTGAACATCAGCGGTGACGCAATGACGTCTCTTCTGGTCGCCAAGAGCGAAAAGCAGCTTGATACGAGCATTTATAATCAGGCCAGCGCCAAGTTCTAA
- a CDS encoding multiheme c-type cytochrome codes for MKRQGIVFLSLILGLCMLSAPAFAETEPAKQSDKTLKREFRLERSMSKQAEACIMCHRTEHPGMFSDWAQSRHAHAGITCIDCHQADPTDKDVSTEHAKQYDRSDNEWGKAEYRVPVASVVTPKDCSRCHPDEVKQYSRSKHANTIEIMWKLDPWLNKGMNTDNERKTGCYYCHGTVIKMKDGKIDPTTWPNVGVGRVNLDGSLGSCTSCHTRHRFSVMEARKPEACGQCHLGPDHPQIEIFTESKHGDIYDTFGDQYNWNSSPGTWTAGVDYRAPTCSACHMSGSGKIMTSHDVTERISWETQAPLTVRPENFKPFPAKTSWKIERDKMKAVCRQCHGDTWINDFYFDYDKTVEEYNEGYYKPAKAMLDKLYEKGLLDKTTYFDEHLEVQFYELWHHEGRRARMGAMMMAPDYAWWHGAYECKHRFNAFMEEANHLLKTGEKAYIYPTFPNTGGDTTKPEEIFGKMNDKK; via the coding sequence ATGAAAAGACAGGGCATTGTTTTTTTAAGTCTCATACTCGGACTGTGCATGCTTTCTGCTCCTGCTTTTGCAGAAACAGAACCAGCCAAACAGTCAGACAAAACTCTAAAACGAGAATTCCGTCTGGAACGAAGCATGTCAAAACAGGCAGAGGCCTGCATTATGTGCCACCGCACAGAACACCCCGGAATGTTCTCTGACTGGGCACAGAGCCGCCACGCTCACGCTGGAATTACCTGCATAGACTGCCACCAGGCAGACCCGACGGACAAAGACGTCAGTACAGAACACGCCAAGCAATACGACCGCTCAGATAATGAGTGGGGCAAAGCTGAATACCGTGTTCCCGTGGCAAGCGTTGTCACCCCTAAAGACTGTTCGCGCTGCCATCCTGACGAGGTAAAACAGTACAGCCGTTCCAAGCACGCCAACACCATTGAAATTATGTGGAAGCTTGATCCGTGGCTGAACAAAGGCATGAACACGGATAACGAACGCAAAACAGGCTGCTACTACTGCCACGGTACTGTTATCAAAATGAAAGACGGCAAGATTGATCCCACAACATGGCCCAACGTTGGCGTTGGCCGAGTGAATCTCGACGGTTCTCTCGGGAGCTGCACAAGCTGCCATACCCGCCACCGTTTTTCCGTTATGGAAGCTCGTAAACCTGAAGCCTGTGGCCAATGCCATCTCGGTCCGGACCATCCGCAGATCGAAATCTTTACGGAATCCAAACACGGCGACATCTATGACACCTTTGGCGACCAGTACAACTGGAATTCTTCTCCCGGGACATGGACCGCTGGCGTTGATTACCGTGCCCCGACATGTTCCGCATGTCATATGTCTGGTTCTGGCAAAATCATGACCAGCCACGACGTCACCGAACGAATCTCTTGGGAAACCCAGGCTCCGCTCACCGTACGGCCTGAAAACTTCAAGCCCTTCCCGGCCAAAACAAGCTGGAAAATCGAGCGCGACAAGATGAAAGCTGTCTGCCGCCAGTGCCACGGTGACACGTGGATCAACGACTTCTACTTCGACTACGACAAGACCGTGGAAGAATACAACGAAGGCTACTACAAGCCAGCCAAGGCCATGCTCGACAAGCTCTATGAAAAGGGTCTGCTCGACAAGACCACATACTTTGATGAACACCTTGAAGTGCAGTTCTATGAGCTCTGGCACCACGAAGGCCGTCGCGCACGCATGGGCGCCATGATGATGGCTCCTGACTACGCATGGTGGCACGGCGCCTATGAGTGCAAGCACCGCTTCAACGCGTTTATGGAAGAAGCAAACCACCTGCTCAAAACTGGCGAAAAGGCATACATCTATCCGACCTTCCCAAACACTGGTGGCGACACCACAAAGCCAGAGGAAATCTTTGGCAAAATGAACGACAAGAAGTAA
- a CDS encoding cytochrome c3 family protein, translating into MKKLCKSLLCLALGIILAFPIFSLLFYTMVRTSTPQFCASCHEIHFAYNTWRTSSHVNNGQGVVADCMDCHLPAPHDMVNFFYMKTAHGIRDVGSHIIKGSEAYDNAEQREKAYATFKNEQCQKCHRNILYIPNNRGAMLAHRAVLYPREGYEKKCVDCHRNLVHNPRPFYDYKQYRLNAGLAGL; encoded by the coding sequence ATGAAAAAATTATGCAAATCATTACTGTGCCTTGCGTTGGGTATTATATTAGCATTCCCCATTTTTAGCCTACTCTTCTACACAATGGTGAGGACCTCTACGCCACAGTTTTGCGCATCCTGCCACGAAATCCATTTCGCATATAACACTTGGCGCACCTCAAGCCACGTCAACAATGGCCAAGGAGTCGTCGCGGACTGTATGGACTGCCATTTGCCCGCGCCTCACGATATGGTCAATTTCTTTTACATGAAGACTGCACATGGCATCCGTGATGTTGGCTCACATATCATCAAAGGCTCAGAAGCCTATGATAACGCGGAACAACGGGAAAAAGCATATGCCACGTTTAAAAACGAGCAGTGTCAGAAATGCCATCGGAATATTCTGTACATCCCAAACAACCGCGGGGCAATGCTTGCACACAGGGCTGTGCTCTACCCTCGCGAGGGATACGAAAAGAAGTGTGTCGACTGTCACAGAAACCTTGTTCATAACCCAAGGCCTTTCTATGACTACAAACAGTACCGCCTGAATGCGGGGCTGGCAGGACTTTAA
- a CDS encoding lipid II flippase MurJ yields the protein MKKSAHNFFFLRTNLGKLLTLSILIYPLSLINQIILSWRYGVSTNFDTYWICYFFILLITVPLCAIKESFSLDIHQKKESSSIKKSKYFSSLFNALLFASILIISTLITTKLYISTTLAPNNSEAQTLFIRLIPILSFAIILLQINESLTATLTLYGESVYIQLGKILGVIGSIISVIVLGAELGILAIAWGILIAALCASILNLVALHKKGICYRPFSLPKLPSYLFTASLPFVFYLFLTQGVAFFLRFALQSLSPNAVSGYQYAFSIYSIPENIITFSLHGALWSYWGSSASKENKRGIFIDSITIISFILGFATLTFTLFNIPIVKILFMRGNFEKTALIVSTAFLKLLAWTLIPQALSLIFGRYIIINHSLRIAGFGLTLQAITAGVSIYTGMITKNVSIIILHNAFGGMTSLLFFMFYLSKKESIISSTTSKWVILCLFIFSTNLFLPSIDFIYDSTLIQTVLLFSALIAFFYIYYKTIRYCKLFTSKQINTLQFLLLGRQQE from the coding sequence ATGAAAAAGAGCGCCCATAACTTTTTTTTCCTTAGAACAAATTTAGGAAAACTGCTGACGCTCTCAATACTCATTTATCCTCTTTCACTAATAAATCAAATAATTCTTTCATGGCGATATGGTGTATCCACAAATTTTGATACATATTGGATATGTTATTTCTTTATCCTTCTTATAACAGTGCCTCTCTGCGCAATAAAAGAATCATTCTCTCTTGATATACATCAAAAAAAAGAGTCTTCTTCTATAAAAAAAAGCAAATACTTTTCTTCTCTTTTCAATGCGCTTCTCTTCGCATCTATTTTAATAATTTCAACACTTATAACAACTAAATTATATATAAGCACGACATTAGCACCTAACAATTCCGAAGCACAAACATTATTTATAAGGCTCATCCCCATACTCAGTTTTGCCATAATTTTATTACAAATTAATGAATCATTAACTGCAACCCTCACACTCTATGGTGAAAGTGTTTACATACAACTAGGGAAAATACTTGGAGTCATAGGTTCAATAATTTCTGTCATTGTTCTCGGCGCAGAGTTAGGTATCTTAGCCATCGCATGGGGAATTCTAATCGCAGCTCTCTGCGCATCAATTTTAAACTTAGTTGCTCTACACAAAAAGGGCATTTGCTATCGCCCTTTCTCACTTCCAAAACTTCCCTCCTATCTCTTTACAGCGTCCTTGCCATTTGTATTTTATTTATTCCTTACTCAAGGCGTCGCCTTTTTCCTTCGTTTCGCTCTTCAATCTCTTTCTCCAAACGCAGTTTCTGGATATCAATATGCATTTTCTATTTATAGTATTCCAGAAAATATCATTACATTTTCTTTACATGGAGCATTATGGTCTTATTGGGGGAGTAGTGCATCTAAAGAGAACAAAAGGGGAATATTTATTGACTCAATTACAATAATTTCTTTCATACTTGGGTTTGCAACCCTCACCTTTACACTCTTCAATATCCCAATTGTAAAAATTCTTTTTATGCGTGGAAATTTTGAAAAAACAGCACTTATTGTTTCTACAGCTTTTTTAAAATTACTTGCCTGGACGCTTATTCCTCAGGCTCTTTCATTAATTTTTGGACGATACATAATTATCAATCATAGCTTACGGATAGCTGGATTTGGTTTAACTCTCCAGGCTATTACAGCAGGGGTTAGCATTTATACGGGGATGATAACAAAAAACGTATCAATAATAATTCTTCACAATGCATTTGGAGGTATGACAAGTCTCTTATTTTTTATGTTTTACCTTTCTAAAAAAGAATCAATTATTAGCAGTACGACTTCAAAATGGGTCATACTTTGTTTATTCATATTCTCAACAAATCTATTCCTTCCTTCAATTGACTTTATCTACGATAGCACACTCATTCAAACAGTTCTTTTATTCTCTGCTCTTATTGCTTTCTTTTATATCTATTATAAAACTATTAGGTACTGTAAATTATTTACATCAAAACAAATAAACACACTTCAATTCCTCCTTTTAGGGAGGCAACAAGAGTAA
- a CDS encoding glycosyltransferase family 2 protein: MLPLLTIAIPTFNRAVHLEILLQHLLPQINDQIEVLITDNASEDNTSKVIREYCNQSPRLKAIRHHRNIGFNGNYKYIFEAARGEWLWIIGDDEIPSPNLVHDVLEEIAKNRTDIILLGIQKYNTSGLYGDPLKIFSPPYTHGTCLECKNDNELIAYLERIINLAGSFSFLSNICQRTDLASSVPMPPDLERASSFPQTYRGIFQLKNQARITLLTESIIYSIKGNDSKKFQNLIQRALLDLREYNRLSKRLFPREPKLQLALSRCAARETSRYVSENVLILLVQRIFSETDSWNEFSLLLKQVNQDNYRISKINSIPSWIWNILHYVSLPFAPLLQMQYKSWTTPKQYIKSFWNKKNHEKERP, translated from the coding sequence ATGTTGCCGTTGCTCACAATAGCTATTCCAACGTTCAATAGAGCCGTTCATCTTGAAATATTGCTCCAACACTTATTGCCCCAAATAAACGATCAAATTGAAGTTCTAATTACTGACAATGCATCTGAAGACAATACCTCTAAAGTCATTAGAGAATATTGTAATCAAAGTCCGCGACTAAAGGCTATTCGACATCACAGAAATATTGGCTTTAATGGTAATTACAAATATATTTTTGAAGCTGCACGAGGTGAATGGCTCTGGATCATTGGAGATGACGAAATCCCTTCCCCTAATCTCGTACATGATGTTTTAGAAGAGATTGCTAAAAATCGAACTGACATAATACTTTTAGGTATCCAAAAATACAACACTTCAGGTCTTTATGGTGATCCGTTAAAAATTTTTTCCCCGCCATACACTCATGGTACATGCCTTGAATGCAAAAATGACAATGAGCTCATTGCCTATCTTGAACGAATTATCAATCTTGCAGGCTCTTTTAGTTTTCTCTCAAACATTTGCCAACGGACGGATCTCGCCAGCTCAGTCCCTATGCCTCCTGATCTCGAACGCGCTTCTTCTTTCCCCCAAACTTATCGAGGAATCTTTCAACTCAAAAACCAAGCTCGGATAACCCTGCTGACCGAAAGTATAATTTACTCTATAAAAGGAAATGACTCCAAAAAATTTCAAAATCTTATTCAACGGGCACTCTTGGATTTGAGAGAGTACAATAGACTTAGCAAACGACTTTTCCCACGAGAACCAAAACTTCAGCTTGCCCTTTCTAGATGCGCAGCAAGGGAAACCTCTCGATATGTTAGCGAAAATGTTCTCATTCTATTAGTGCAGCGAATATTCTCGGAAACAGACTCATGGAATGAATTTTCATTACTTTTGAAACAGGTTAATCAAGATAATTACAGAATATCAAAAATTAACAGTATTCCTTCATGGATTTGGAATATATTACATTATGTAAGCTTACCTTTTGCACCTCTCTTGCAAATGCAATACAAGTCTTGGACAACCCCTAAACAGTATATTAAAAGCTTTTGGAATAAAAAAAATCATGAAAAAGAGCGCCCATAA
- a CDS encoding glycosyltransferase family 2 protein, translating to MSKKLISIVTGCYNEEGNIKELNNRIRKAMSQFPQYDYEIICIDNCSTDGTRAELSKICDNFKNFRAIFNVRNFGHIRSPWHAFLLAKGDAVIAMASDLEDPPELIPQMISKWEEGYTLALAVRTGTEEKGILPIARKAYYWLIKRLSDVDQISGFTGFGLYDKSAMDVFRSLNEPYPYVRGLITEMGWKRAEIPFFKPQRTRGFTKGNFMIYLDTALLGIVNHSRLPLRCATIMGLFVSGGSFFAGLYYMIHKLLAWNSFQAGVAPLIIGLFFLMGLLFLLLGLIGEYIGLIVTHVTKRPLVIEEKRINFNENPH from the coding sequence ATGTCCAAAAAACTTATAAGCATTGTGACTGGCTGCTATAACGAAGAGGGAAATATCAAAGAACTCAACAACAGAATTCGCAAAGCCATGTCCCAGTTCCCTCAGTATGATTACGAAATTATATGCATTGATAATTGCTCCACCGATGGAACTCGTGCTGAACTTTCTAAAATTTGTGATAATTTCAAAAATTTTCGAGCAATTTTTAATGTCAGAAATTTTGGCCATATTCGATCCCCATGGCATGCATTTCTTCTTGCAAAAGGAGATGCAGTTATTGCTATGGCCTCTGACCTTGAAGATCCACCAGAACTTATTCCTCAAATGATATCAAAATGGGAAGAGGGCTATACGCTAGCTCTAGCAGTCCGTACAGGAACAGAAGAAAAAGGGATCCTCCCGATTGCGAGAAAAGCATACTATTGGCTTATCAAACGACTTTCGGATGTCGATCAAATTTCAGGATTTACAGGCTTTGGTCTCTATGACAAATCCGCAATGGATGTCTTTCGCTCTCTAAACGAGCCTTACCCATATGTACGGGGTTTAATAACTGAAATGGGATGGAAACGTGCTGAGATTCCTTTTTTTAAACCTCAGAGAACGAGAGGTTTCACAAAGGGGAATTTTATGATTTATCTTGATACAGCTCTCCTAGGAATTGTAAATCATTCCCGCCTGCCACTCCGCTGTGCTACAATTATGGGCCTTTTTGTAAGCGGAGGAAGCTTTTTTGCAGGCTTATATTATATGATTCATAAACTGCTCGCCTGGAACAGCTTTCAGGCAGGTGTAGCCCCTCTTATTATTGGGCTCTTTTTCTTAATGGGATTACTCTTCCTTCTGTTAGGACTCATTGGTGAATATATTGGTCTCATAGTTACTCATGTAACAAAGCGTCCTCTCGTAATCGAAGAAAAAAGAATAAATTTTAATGAGAATCCTCATTAA
- the neuC gene encoding UDP-N-acetylglucosamine 2-epimerase has protein sequence MIVKQRRILVFTGTRAEYGLLRPVLNELIKFQIEPHLLISGTHLDQAYGATVSELSQSDSIQYHYAPIDLSDNTPLGVCHSMGEAIIKYADIIQKVSPNLVVVLGDRYETLCMATASVTSGVPLAHLHGGETTLGAIDEAYRHAITKMAQLHFTSCEEHRKRVIQMGENPKNVWNVGALGVENIQKSSLMPPDNIRKELNIPKDAQYIIATYHPVTKEKCTEESQINHILSALEKFPNIYVIFTGANADAGGNKINSILQKRAATHTRFKFFMSLGVYRYHSASRYALGVLGNSSSGIIEIPSLGIPVLDIGERQKGRYRSSAVIHCGTDIESITRGIHTILQPETAKLAKITSNPYDKKGSAQNIAHTLATYPLDKILKSQFYDWNFTFSETD, from the coding sequence ATGATAGTAAAACAGCGACGTATTCTTGTTTTTACAGGAACTCGTGCTGAGTATGGATTACTTCGGCCTGTTCTTAATGAATTGATCAAATTTCAAATTGAACCGCATTTGCTCATTAGTGGAACCCATCTTGATCAAGCATACGGAGCAACTGTATCTGAGTTATCACAAAGTGACTCCATACAATATCATTATGCCCCCATAGATCTCAGTGACAATACCCCGTTAGGGGTTTGTCACAGCATGGGGGAAGCCATTATTAAATATGCAGATATAATTCAAAAAGTTTCACCAAATCTTGTTGTAGTACTTGGTGATCGATATGAAACACTTTGCATGGCCACAGCTTCAGTAACGTCCGGTGTTCCACTTGCACATCTTCATGGAGGTGAGACAACACTTGGAGCTATAGATGAAGCCTACCGTCACGCCATTACCAAAATGGCACAACTTCATTTTACGTCATGTGAGGAACATCGAAAACGTGTTATTCAGATGGGAGAAAATCCAAAAAATGTATGGAACGTTGGAGCACTTGGGGTTGAAAACATTCAAAAAAGTTCATTAATGCCTCCTGATAATATCCGAAAAGAACTCAATATCCCTAAAGATGCACAATACATTATTGCAACATATCACCCTGTAACAAAAGAAAAATGTACAGAAGAATCTCAGATAAATCATATTCTCAGTGCATTAGAAAAATTCCCCAACATATACGTTATATTCACAGGGGCTAATGCTGATGCTGGTGGAAACAAAATAAACTCCATATTGCAAAAACGGGCAGCAACTCATACTCGTTTCAAATTTTTCATGTCCCTTGGAGTCTATCGCTATCACAGCGCTTCACGCTATGCGCTTGGCGTACTCGGTAATTCTTCAAGTGGTATTATCGAAATACCGAGTTTGGGTATTCCTGTCTTAGACATCGGAGAAAGACAAAAGGGGCGTTACAGATCTTCTGCGGTTATCCACTGTGGTACAGACATCGAAAGCATTACAAGAGGAATTCACACTATTTTACAACCAGAAACCGCTAAACTCGCCAAAATCACAAGCAACCCTTATGATAAAAAGGGATCTGCTCAAAATATTGCGCATACTCTAGCTACATATCCGTTAGATAAAATTCTTAAATCTCAATTTTATGATTGGAATTTCACCTTTAGCGAAACGGATTAA